The sequence below is a genomic window from Oreochromis niloticus isolate F11D_XX linkage group LG3, O_niloticus_UMD_NMBU, whole genome shotgun sequence.
gccagcgagtgtcaataatgttaatgtggttatgttagtaatacaccgagtgctaatataacagctttaagatgcatttgtagatattattacgtgttttaccgtctttatggtgctagcttaacCCGTTTTGCCCCACTGGCAACAATTGTTGCCAAAGTTTATCACTGTCATTTTCGACTCACAATAAAAAATCTCAAAGGTACTAATGCAACTTTTTCCACTTATATGCTAGTAGACAACTTAGACAAaggttttgatttttaaaaaatcgttTCCAAGTGCTTCCTATCGCATGACATCATCTGCTTCCCGCTCTTTCTGGCTGAAGACATGGCGGATGCAAATCATCCTGGAAAGAGGTAATTTTCATAAATTTCTTATGACTTTCCCCCCAaacatatttataattatttaatcATTCAAGTCTCTAGAGTAACCCTCCCCAAAAAAATTGTACCTaggataaatatttttttgttcatgGGCTTATTTCTGTGAGTGGCAACAAAAGTTGCCAGTGGGCACATAGCATGTCGCTAACTAAAGGAAAACACTGTCTGCAGGATTGCTCCTAATTTACTTATTTAAAATTGTAGAATGATGTACAATGGCTCATTTTAGTCCTTTTAGAATAATTCCTAGCTAAATAAATTCACAGGTATTCAAGGCCTCTGTGTATAGGATTTTTATACATTACCATACATCATTTTCTTGCTAGCTAAAATTCGCTTGCTAGCTAACATGTATGTTGTCCTTTCCTTAGGTACACCGTAGCAGAGATCCTGGCCATGCTGCAGGACTCTGAAACTGTGGCGGACATCACAGTTGTGCCTGAGTCAGAAATGCACGCACATGACACAGACTGTGACAGTGACCAATCTGATGATGAGGCCACTGGTGACCATAACCGCCTCCCATCAAAATTACCAAAAGGTGAAGGCTTTCTACCTAATTCGGACATGCAGCTGCCAAATCCCCCCGATGATGATCCTGGGTGCTCATCCTCAGTGAGTCAGACAGAGACTAGAAAGGTCAGTGGCACAAATGAAAAGGTGACCAGTCAGATTGTTGGGCCCATGCTCCACAAAACTAAGAACCAAGGAAGGCATGGGTGCAAACAGTTTATTAGAGGGAAGCCTATTCGTTTTGGGTATAAAATATGGAGCTTAGCATCCTCCTCCGGGTTTGTCCATCAGATGGAGCCATATGTAGGAAGCCACACACATCTGGTGGAAACTGGACTTGGTCAGGGTCCAAGTGTGGTTCTTGGCCTGGCAGAGAAAGCTGAAGTGCCACCTGGAGTCAAGTTTTACCACGACAACCTCTTCACAACCCTGTCCCTGGTGGATGAGATGACCCTGAGAGGCTATGGCAGCTGTGGCACGATGCGACAAACTCAGCTCCATAACGTTCCCTTCACAGCACCCCAGACCTTCAAGAAGACACCCAGAGGAGATGCTGAGTATCTGGTTGAGGCAGAGAAGCTGATTGTAAGGTGGAATGACAACAGCGTGGTCACCGTGGTGTCGAACATGGAGAGGGAGTTCACCGAAACTGAGGCGAAGAGATGGAATAAACAGAAGCGGACTATGGACAAGGTCAGACAGCCCAAGTGTATCCAGGACTACAACACACACATGGGAGGAGTGGACCTGCATGACCAGTTTGTCAGCCGCTACAGAGTCAAGATCCGGTCCAAGAAGTGGTGGTGGCCATGCTTCAGCTGGGCCCTGAACAGTGCCATGGTGAACAGCTGGTGCTATTACAGGTACACAAGGCTGTATGTTATTTAGTGATATCACAATCGAGTTGGTGATGTTTGACTCGAGGTCATCGCTAGTGCTCTTCGGTCGACAAGAGCAACAGTGATGATATCCAGACCAACATCACAAACTCAAGTGTGATATTGCTTTTACAGAACATTCTACATATGGGGCATGACGTTGTAGAAAGGATGAAACGATGCACATTCATGCATCTATCATGCTTGTTTTGTCATTCATTTAGGTCCTGGAAAAGCGGGGAGAAGGATCTCCTCTCCTTCCAGAGGCTGGTAGCCCAGACCCTCCTCCTGCGCCATGGAACAAAGCCAAGTAGGCAGGGCAGAAGATCTTCAATGGCGGTGGCGATAACTGATGCCACCAGGTTTGATAATTTGAACCACTGGCCCTGCAACACTGGTAGCAGGTACAAGCGATGCAAGAACTGCGGCGGACGCACATCATTTGCGTGTGGAAAGTGTGATGTGCCACTACATGTGGAGTGCTTCAAGAAGTACCACACTGAGTAGAACATGCATGAAAGATGATGGAATGTATGGGAAGAAATatgttatatatgtatatatgtttttagaggttctaagaaaaaaatgtttgagtTTTTGAGTATAAAAAAATTGAGAATAAAGAAATCAGTTCAAATTGTTTGATGTTTTGAATTTTATACAGGGGGAACCTGAGGCTCCacctttttgttattatttattatgactatattattattttgttcttattatattattattattacttctctattattattattaggtgACATTTGACCTAGTGACAAGCTGTGTGACTACTGGCAACAATTGTTGCCAGTCATAAAAATGCtattttcttcaaaaaaaagtacaaaatggaaaaaataaatacataacatgATTCAGAGGGACTCAACTGATAAAATGATATGCCTTACAACTCTGAAAAAAATCTGGGCACAAACGGgttaaagttacggtgtaaacgttagcttatattgtagtaaagctgttactgtttaaacgatgttagcacagaaatattagcttctgtcatgactgatgaagttactagttaataaagtttccagtaaagtgattaatcgcagccacagattaacagtaaatatcccgattagcttcaatgcatctgtaataaatatgtgcaagtttcagtgcttcgtttaaactgtatgatacttatactgacccagggtcagtgtaaaatacaatcctagctgtgtgaacaaagcctggctcctttaatcctgcatgacaaacctcaggatgcaggttattattaGTCTTTCCTcctggcacacctgtcacacctgagagtcagcttacagtgacgtggacatcatgcaaagactgccagactctgtaatactgtaaatgatcagtgactcaggttaacactaaactttaaacagtccctctgtgtctctgtgtgtgctgaacatttAGGATTGAGTCAGGCTGCATTGACTGTGGGACTTTTCTGTGTTAAAAGCAGGTTGAAGACGGCTCAGAAACATTTGAAgattaaaatttacatttatttattaattaattaatttatgacTGCTGGTGATTTGTAAAGCCTCTACTCAGCTGTATTTTTGTTAGCaatttatgtttgttgttgtttaacaaAGATTTCAGAAGAGCAAAGATGAGGACTCCTACTTTATCCTTAATAGTTTAACCTGATTGGAAATCAAAAACATCCAGATTCTTCTTCCACAGAagtttcatttgtcagtgtGGATCTGCTGAGTCACCTGAAGAACTCTTTTCATTCTCCACGATGTTgatttacagaaatgtttcacaggAACTGATTCCTCCCAAAGGGTGAACTAGTGTGTTTCCATAGATTATCTCTGTATGAATGTACTTCTTAAATGAAGGCAAGTGTTTGTCCTGTTTTGTTCCTCAGGTACAGTACGTGATATTTAGGGCAGGCGGTCATCACTGGGGGAAGACAAGAAGCAGACGTACTTCCAAGAGGGAGCTGCAGTGAGGACACAGCCtggtcactgaggtcagaggtcagaatctGAAACAGCTCAGGTTTATATTCTAGGGGttataaaaaaattcaaatgtatttatagagaaacctttaaataatatttcaaataatagtcataattatgattattattagaaatatCAAACATCTAAGTGGATTTTCTGTTACACGTATTGTCTTAGCCCTGCGATAACTAGCagcctgtctttgtcctgtatcagctgggataggcttcatcctcccgcaaccctgaattggatacatGAATTTTATTGAATTGTATCCCAATTATGTAATCTGATCATTTACAAACTCAAGGTATCCAATCAAAATGTAAGTAATAATGTTAAAAAtgggaaagcagaaataagtgtgacatgaatgtaaatgtgtgagctgacatagaggacagctacatgtAGTCTGAAAAACCTTTGTTGTCAAATTTGCAGGTCTATCACGAGACATTCTTACATAGAAGAGAGTGTTAAAGTCTCTAACTCAGTGACGCATTATTGGTCCCGTCTGTTTGGATAAATATAGTAAGCTGATGTTTGTCCATTTATTGACATATTTTCTTAAgcgcttatccagttcaggatcacagtggagctgcagctggatgtgttcagtaaagaaaccttacaaaagttaacataaacctgcatctctgtacgttgttgtccacaggatgagaaaatcaaactggaagactgtggaacatgttaataaatgtttgtgtgtttatgcctGTGTCTTTCACAGGAGGCACTGAAAGGGTTCCCTAATAGTTCCTGGTGAATCAAAGCAGAACCATAAAGGTTGTTGGACTGCATGATGGCCTTACCCCTGAGCAGTcatcctgttaaaggaggaaccaGTTAGAAGCTGTTTTCAAAGCAGCTGAGCAGATTTCACCTCAAGTAAGCGATTAACTGTTTGTTCATCTGTTCTGCCACTTAAAGGACATTTAAGGACGTCTTTTGAGTGTCCAGTTGAATTAATTCTACTGGCTCTCATGGTCATTTGTGATTATGGACATATTTTTCATGTATATCAACCATTTAGTAAATTCTATCTTACAGTCTGAGAAATGACAGTGTTGATATTCAGCACGAAGAGAAAAGCTCACTTGTTTCaatttatttacaatcatagtttttatacattctgactgtaaacagcttttacagctttgataTTGTTTGGCACTCGATATCAGGTGATGGTATCTAATATAAAGGTTTCTATGTCCCAATGAGCCATTTACACTGACCAGTGTCAGTTTGACTGTAACACATTCGTTATTTAGATCCAACATTTCTAagagaaataactgaatgtaaaaatGGCAGCACTCAGGCCAGGTTTAATTGATAGAGATATATTCATGCATTATGAAATTTATGTTTCCcagatcatttttattcatctagTCCTGGCAGACCCACCCCTTCCTCCCAAGTTAACTGCAACCCAAAAGAACTAGTGGGGGtatttacacactcacaaccaGTGTGGGGTAAAAAGAGCCACCAAAAAcctgtcagcctgcacagcTACAGATGTGCTAAAAGCTATAAGACTTAGAAGCTCTGCTTATGGAGAAACTTTCTAAGCCTAACAGGGGGACAGGTACTCCTGCCCAATTAACATGATATAACCCCACATACAGCCCAGCCATAAAGTGAACCAAGTCATTTGGTTAAAGACAGCATGGGACCAAATGCATGTAACCAGCCTGCTCCAACCTGACATTTCTTCCTCCTGAATTAAATGGATGAATGCATGAAAGTTAAATGACTATCAACCTAAAGCCACTAGTTCCCACACTGGAGCTCCCTGACACTGTGTGTTAACTGTACTgagcttgtatcaacagttgtaACAGGTTAAGCTACGTGAGACACTGCATTGAACGATTGTTTCTATCTTAATAGTTTCAGCTCAgatgttctgctttttcctttcagtagatcaaagcagctcgtgctctgtctgcttccattctgatggcaagaagaagaagaagaagaaggagaagaagaatgCTTCAGCGAAGTGGCgttc
It includes:
- the LOC102080024 gene encoding piggyBac transposable element-derived protein 3, yielding MADANHPGKRYTVAEILAMLQDSETVADITVVPESEMHAHDTDCDSDQSDDEATGDHNRLPSKLPKGEGFLPNSDMQLPNPPDDDPGCSSSVSQTETRKVSGTNEKVTSQIVGPMLHKTKNQGRHGCKQFIRGKPIRFGYKIWSLASSSGFVHQMEPYVGSHTHLVETGLGQGPSVVLGLAEKAEVPPGVKFYHDNLFTTLSLVDEMTLRGYGSCGTMRQTQLHNVPFTAPQTFKKTPRGDAEYLVEAEKLIVRWNDNSVVTVVSNMEREFTETEAKRWNKQKRTMDKVRQPKCIQDYNTHMGGVDLHDQFVSRYRVKIRSKKWWWPCFSWALNSAMVNSWCYYRSWKSGEKDLLSFQRLVAQTLLLRHGTKPSRQGRRSSMAVAITDATRFDNLNHWPCNTGSRYKRCKNCGGRTSFACGKCDVPLHVECFKKYHTE